The Syngnathus acus chromosome 3, fSynAcu1.2, whole genome shotgun sequence genome includes a window with the following:
- the LOC119120402 gene encoding neuronal acetylcholine receptor subunit alpha-7-like — MDPHGILLVLLVSACTVQVSIQGPNERRLFEDLLREYNVLERPIFNESQTLNVDVGITLRQIMDVDETNQMLTTSIWLRTSWNDYKLQWDPSEYNGLKALRFPDHLLWKPDILLYNSADKTSDLSHTKIVSSFSGDCLHIPPRIIKSTCYFDLRWFPFDIQKCELKFGSWTYGGFSLDLSLIEADISEYVPNGEWDLVVVSGKKNSRTYDCCEEPYPDVTYTIVMRRRTLFYVVHLLIPSILISILALFVFLLPADSGEKISLGITVMLSLIVFMLLVAQIMPPTSDSVPLIAQYFSVTMAIVALSVIVTVVVLQVHHHDPHGARMPKWIRLVFLDWCAWFLRMKHPGEDSMDLKARMASVHPASPNSGLIGKVGEGELAFTKDLSSTVGCSEPELANILDEVRYIAKRFRDQQQGETMRSDWKFVAAVIDRLCFVIFLLFIILCTFGILVSAPNITEAVSKDVFF; from the exons ATGGATCCACATGGTATTCTGCTTGTTCTGCTAGTGAGTGCATGCACAGTCCAAG ttTCCATTCAAGGGCCAAATGAGCGCAGGCTCTTCGAAGACCTGCTGCGTGAGTACAATGTACTTGAGAGACCAATCTTCAATGAGTCTCAGACCCTCAACGTTGACGTCGGCATCACTCTCAGGCAGATCATGGATGTG gATGAGACGAATCAGATGTTGACAACCAGTATTTGGCTGCGAACG TCTTGGAATGACTATAAACTGCAGTGGGACCCATCTGAGTATAATGGATTGAAAGCACTACGATTTCCTGATCATCTCCTTTGGAAGCCAGATATTCTACTTTATAACAG TGCAGACAAAACGTCTGATCTCTCTCATACCAAAATTGTGTCTTCCTTCTCGGGCGACTGTTTGCATATACCCCCAA GGATCATTAAGAGCACCTGCTATTTCGATCTCCGCTGGTTCCCCTTTGACATCCAGAAATGTGAACTTAAGTTTGGCTCCTGGACTTACGGGGGCTTCTCTTTAGACTTATCACTGATAGAGGCGGACATCAGTGAATACGTACCTAATGGAGAGTGGGACCTTGTTG TGGTTTCAGGAAAGAAGAATAGCCGGACTTATGATTGCTGCGAGGAGCCCTACCCCGATGTCACGTACACCATAGTGATGCGCAGACGGACTCTCTTCTATGTAGTTCATCTGCTCATTCCCTCGATTCTGATCTCCATTCTGGCCCTGTTTGTCTTCCTGCTGCCTGCTGACTCCGGGGAAAAGATATCACTGG GAATCACAGTCATGCTCTCCctaatagtcttcatgctgcTAGTTGCACAAATCATGCCGCCCACTTCAGACTCAGTGCCTCTAATAG CTCAGTACTTTAGCGTCACTATGGCCATTGTTGCGCTCTCTGTGATTGTCACAGTTGTGGTTTTACAAGTTCATCATCATGACCCTCATGGCGCCAGGATGCCAAAGTGG ATTCGTTTGGTCTTCCTTGATTGGTGTGCCTGGTTTCTGCGCATGAAGCATCCAGGTGAGGACAGCATGGACCTCAAAGCCAGAATGGCGAGTGTTCACCCTGCCTCGCCCAATTCTGGCTTGATTGGGAAAGTTGGCGAGGGTGAGCTTGCCTTCACCAAAGATCTGAGCTCCACAGTCGGCTGCAGTGAACCAGAACTCGCCAATATCCTTGATGAAGTGCGCTATATTGCCAAACGTTTTCGTGACCAGCAACAGGGAGAAACTATGCGCAGTGATTGGAAATTTGTTGCTGCTGTCATCGATCGTCTTtgttttgtgattttcttGCTATTCATTATCCTGTGCACCTTTGGGATTCTTGTGTCAGCACCAAACATTACTGAGGCTGTTTCCAAAGATGTGTTCTTCTGA